One Rhodanobacteraceae bacterium DNA segment encodes these proteins:
- a CDS encoding nitric-oxide reductase large subunit has translation MDTTRKLWIGLILLLVSGFGVLLWMGGVIHQQAPPMPARIVSESGQVLYTRADIEQGRQVWQSFGGQQLGSIWGHGALVAPDWSADWLHREAEAMLELAAQASDGLGYASLPAGAQARLQAEVQPLMRKNTYDAERDQLLVSDVRAQAITQVAAHYESLFSSDPATHELRVGYAMREDTVPDAEHRHALTGFFFWSAWAAVTERPGEAMSYTQNWPYEPLVGNRPTSSTFIWTVFSILFMIAGIGLMAWHYAVWHGKEAPVVPPAKDPLAGLVVTPSMKATAKYFWVVIALFLVQILLGAITAHYQVEGQNAYGFALSEVLPYSLTRSWHTQLAVLWIATAWLGTGLYIGPAISGHEPKYQRAGVNFLFVCLLVIVVGAFAGQWFAVMQKLGLEHNFWFGHQGWEYVDIGRFWQAFLWIGLLLWLALMGRALWPAITRKDEMSSIVGLLFLSVIAIGLLYGAGLMWGEHSALSMVEYWRWWVVHLWVEGFFEVFAVAVISFLFVKLGLVRGSTATINVLFATIVFMAGGILGTFHHLYFTGTTTSVIALGASISALEVVPLALVGLEAYDTWKHGQATPWMQRYRWPILFFLAVSFWNLVGAGLFGFLINTPMALYYMQGLNLTPLHGHTALFGVYGMLGIGLMLFCLRGLKPQAQWNNSALAGAFWSLNIGLTLMALLTLLPMGVLQLQAALEHGYWYARSAEFMGQPLIHLLVWMRVPGDTVFSVGALLVAWFVFRLWVAPKRAPELPAAALGASAE, from the coding sequence GTGGACACGACTCGCAAATTGTGGATAGGACTGATCCTGCTGCTGGTCTCGGGATTTGGCGTGCTGTTGTGGATGGGTGGGGTGATTCATCAGCAGGCGCCACCGATGCCCGCCAGGATCGTCAGTGAGAGCGGACAGGTGCTCTATACCCGGGCCGACATCGAGCAGGGGCGGCAGGTCTGGCAGAGCTTCGGCGGCCAGCAGTTGGGATCGATCTGGGGGCACGGCGCGCTGGTGGCGCCGGACTGGTCGGCCGACTGGCTGCACCGCGAGGCCGAGGCCATGCTCGAACTGGCGGCGCAAGCCAGCGATGGCCTCGGCTACGCCAGTCTCCCGGCAGGTGCACAGGCGCGCTTGCAGGCTGAAGTCCAGCCCTTGATGCGCAAGAACACCTACGATGCCGAGCGTGACCAATTGCTGGTCAGTGATGTGCGGGCGCAGGCGATAACGCAAGTCGCCGCACATTACGAAAGCCTGTTCTCAAGCGATCCGGCCACGCACGAGTTGCGCGTGGGTTACGCGATGCGCGAAGACACCGTGCCCGACGCTGAGCATCGGCATGCCCTGACCGGGTTCTTCTTCTGGTCGGCCTGGGCGGCCGTGACCGAGCGCCCAGGCGAGGCCATGAGCTATACCCAGAACTGGCCCTACGAGCCGCTGGTGGGCAATCGTCCGACTTCCAGCACCTTCATCTGGACCGTCTTCAGCATCCTGTTCATGATTGCCGGCATCGGTTTGATGGCTTGGCACTATGCCGTTTGGCATGGCAAGGAAGCGCCAGTGGTGCCGCCAGCGAAAGATCCGCTGGCAGGTCTGGTGGTGACACCCTCGATGAAGGCCACTGCCAAGTATTTCTGGGTCGTGATCGCCTTGTTCCTGGTGCAGATCCTGCTCGGTGCCATCACTGCGCACTACCAGGTGGAAGGGCAGAATGCCTACGGCTTCGCGCTGTCGGAGGTGCTTCCTTACTCGCTCACGCGCAGCTGGCATACCCAGCTGGCGGTGCTGTGGATCGCCACGGCCTGGTTGGGGACCGGTCTGTACATCGGGCCGGCAATCTCCGGTCATGAACCCAAGTACCAGCGGGCCGGGGTCAACTTCCTGTTCGTGTGTCTGCTGGTGATCGTGGTCGGTGCCTTCGCCGGGCAGTGGTTTGCGGTGATGCAGAAACTCGGTCTGGAACACAATTTCTGGTTTGGTCACCAGGGTTGGGAGTACGTCGACATCGGTCGCTTCTGGCAAGCCTTCCTGTGGATCGGCCTGCTGCTGTGGCTGGCACTGATGGGGCGCGCGCTGTGGCCGGCGATCACGCGCAAGGACGAGATGTCCTCCATCGTTGGCCTGCTGTTTCTCTCGGTCATTGCCATCGGCCTGCTCTACGGTGCCGGCCTGATGTGGGGCGAGCACAGTGCGTTGTCGATGGTCGAATACTGGCGCTGGTGGGTGGTGCATCTGTGGGTGGAGGGCTTCTTCGAGGTCTTCGCGGTGGCCGTGATCAGCTTTCTGTTCGTGAAGCTGGGCCTGGTCCGCGGCAGCACGGCAACCATCAATGTGCTGTTCGCCACCATCGTGTTCATGGCCGGTGGCATCCTCGGCACTTTCCATCATCTGTATTTCACCGGCACCACCACGTCGGTGATTGCCCTTGGCGCCAGCATCTCGGCGCTGGAGGTGGTGCCGCTGGCCCTGGTGGGGCTGGAAGCCTACGACACCTGGAAACATGGCCAGGCCACGCCCTGGATGCAGCGCTACCGCTGGCCCATCCTGTTCTTCCTGGCCGTGAGTTTCTGGAATCTGGTCGGCGCCGGCCTGTTTGGCTTCCTGATCAACACGCCGATGGCGCTCTACTACATGCAGGGCCTGAATCTGACGCCGTTGCACGGACACACAGCGCTGTTCGGTGTCTACGGCATGCTCGGCATTGGCCTGATGCTGTTCTGCCTGCGCGGACTCAAGCCCCAGGCGCAGTGGAACAACAGTGCGCTGGCCGGTGCCTTCTGGTCGCTCAACATCGGTCTCACCCTGATGGCGCTGCTGACCCTGTTGCCCATGGGTGTGCTGCAGTTGCAGGCGGCGCTGGAACACGGCTACTGGTACGCGCGTTCGGCCGAGTTCATGGGGCAGCCCTTGATTCATCTGCTGGTGTGGATGCGCGTGCCCGGCGATACCGTGTTCTCGGTGGGGGCCTTGCTGGTGGCCTGGTTCGTGTTCCGATTGTGGGTGGCACCCAAACGGGCACCAGAGCTTCCCGCGGCAGCCTTAGGTGCAAGTGCGGAATGA
- a CDS encoding 4'-phosphopantetheinyl transferase superfamily protein produces MSLALQEIMPTAIEWQIEVIDADDLEIRAADAGIVAYADDLRASRRREFLAGRLAARAALQRLGCHQPAVGMVDYAPVWPASCCGSISHSGGLAMAIAGHRPPWRALGIDIELHLAERRQRVVRRVMTADEARVAEQSPDPWVWTRVWAAKEAGYKCCSALGAEFPLEALVPIWHEDGRGLIEVLIDGQEVRLDLVSRALGDLIWVLASSQLADGSPVSRAPA; encoded by the coding sequence ATGAGTCTCGCGCTGCAAGAGATCATGCCGACGGCCATCGAATGGCAGATCGAAGTGATAGATGCTGATGATCTGGAAATACGCGCCGCCGATGCCGGTATCGTCGCCTACGCCGACGATCTGCGCGCATCGCGTCGGCGCGAATTTCTGGCGGGGCGACTGGCCGCGCGAGCGGCGCTGCAGCGCCTCGGTTGCCATCAGCCAGCGGTCGGGATGGTCGACTACGCGCCGGTCTGGCCTGCATCCTGCTGCGGCTCGATCAGTCACAGCGGCGGTCTTGCCATGGCCATCGCCGGCCACCGGCCGCCGTGGCGAGCGCTCGGTATCGACATCGAGCTGCATCTGGCAGAGCGTCGACAGCGCGTGGTTCGTCGCGTCATGACCGCAGACGAAGCCCGAGTCGCCGAGCAATCGCCCGACCCGTGGGTGTGGACGCGGGTCTGGGCAGCCAAGGAAGCGGGCTACAAATGCTGCAGCGCCCTGGGCGCCGAGTTCCCGCTGGAGGCACTGGTGCCGATCTGGCACGAGGATGGCCGCGGCCTCATCGAGGTCCTGATTGACGGCCAGGAAGTCCGTCTGGATCTGGTGTCTCGGGCTCTGGGTGATCTGATCTGGGTATTGGCGAGCAGCCAGCTCGCCGATGGTTCTCCGGTGAGCCGCGCGCCGGCCTGA
- a CDS encoding MBOAT family protein — MVFNSLTFVVFFAIVLMLHALPLSWTVRKINLLLASYLFYAAWNPPFVILLWISTLVDWWAARRIADASTQGRRRAWLLLSLSTNLGMLGWFKYGEFLLRNTQLLAASMGIDYQPPSYDIVLPVGISFYTFATLSYTLDVYLRRAQPSRSLLDFSLFVTFFPHLVAGPIMRASELLPQFQTPRRASGQQLGFGLALMTLGLFQKIVLADGFLSKPAQTVFDTHLTAGALDAWIGTLAFSGQIFCDFAGYSTTAIGAALCLGFAMPDNFRFPYAAIGFSDFWRRWHITLSSWLRDYLYIPLGGNRHGRVRTYLALMLTMLIGGLWHGANWTFVAWGGLHGVYLAVERGLRQRFCEYEPGRLALFALGVLTFVLVNIAWVFFRADSLDRAGSMLAGMFGFHPNAAPLLAGIDVLCVILIVGGIVGCHCWMRARTLESVLARVPATVLSGVWALMAFAILIEQGSGHAFIYFQF; from the coding sequence ATGGTCTTCAATTCGCTGACCTTTGTGGTGTTCTTCGCCATCGTGCTGATGTTGCACGCACTGCCGCTCAGTTGGACAGTGCGCAAGATCAATCTGCTGCTGGCCAGCTATCTGTTTTACGCGGCCTGGAACCCACCCTTCGTCATCCTGCTCTGGATCTCCACGCTGGTCGACTGGTGGGCCGCCAGACGTATTGCCGACGCCAGCACCCAAGGGCGCAGACGCGCCTGGCTGCTGCTCTCGCTCAGCACCAACCTCGGCATGCTCGGATGGTTCAAATATGGCGAATTCCTGCTGCGCAACACGCAGTTACTGGCCGCCAGCATGGGCATCGACTATCAGCCGCCGAGCTACGACATCGTGCTGCCGGTGGGCATTTCCTTCTATACCTTTGCCACTCTCTCCTACACGCTAGATGTGTACCTGCGGCGCGCACAGCCCAGCCGCTCGCTGCTGGATTTCTCGCTGTTCGTGACCTTTTTCCCGCATCTGGTGGCCGGACCGATCATGCGCGCCAGCGAGTTGCTGCCGCAGTTCCAGACGCCGAGGCGGGCATCGGGCCAACAACTGGGTTTTGGTCTGGCGCTGATGACGCTGGGCCTGTTCCAGAAGATCGTGCTGGCCGATGGTTTTCTGTCCAAGCCCGCGCAAACGGTATTCGACACCCACCTGACGGCCGGCGCACTGGACGCGTGGATCGGCACCCTGGCCTTCAGCGGCCAGATCTTCTGCGATTTCGCCGGCTACTCGACCACCGCCATCGGCGCGGCACTCTGTCTGGGCTTCGCCATGCCGGACAACTTCCGTTTTCCCTACGCGGCGATCGGGTTTTCGGACTTCTGGCGACGCTGGCACATCACGCTGTCGTCCTGGCTGCGCGACTATCTGTACATTCCGCTGGGTGGCAACCGCCATGGTCGCGTGCGCACTTACCTCGCCCTGATGTTGACCATGCTGATCGGCGGCCTGTGGCACGGTGCCAACTGGACCTTTGTGGCCTGGGGTGGCTTGCACGGGGTGTATCTGGCGGTCGAACGCGGTTTGCGTCAACGCTTTTGCGAATATGAACCTGGGCGGCTGGCGCTTTTCGCGCTCGGCGTACTGACTTTCGTTCTGGTCAATATCGCCTGGGTGTTCTTCCGTGCCGACAGCCTTGATAGAGCCGGGAGCATGCTGGCCGGGATGTTCGGATTTCATCCCAATGCTGCACCCCTGCTCGCTGGCATCGATGTGCTCTGCGTCATCCTGATCGTGGGCGGCATCGTCGGGTGCCATTGCTGGATGCGGGCGCGCACACTCGAATCGGTGCTGGCGCGCGTACCGGCAACAGTGCTCTCGGGCGTCTGGGCCTTGATGGCCTTTGCCATCCTCATCGAGCAAGGAAGTGGCCATGCCTTCATCTACTTCCAGTTCTGA
- a CDS encoding acyl carrier protein produces the protein MSAACAQDSEDWDSDDAADDSDQGGWDDAGSAGSQSAASNEDRVRATLHDVIRQVLPELGGHDFADGDSFSDLGANSVDRSEIVMMTMETLGVQIPFAEFSGARNIGQLVSIISSKM, from the coding sequence ATGTCCGCAGCCTGCGCGCAGGATTCAGAAGATTGGGACAGCGACGATGCCGCTGACGACAGCGACCAGGGTGGCTGGGACGATGCCGGCTCTGCGGGTTCGCAGTCGGCTGCCAGCAACGAAGATCGGGTCAGGGCCACCTTGCATGACGTTATCCGCCAGGTGCTGCCGGAACTGGGCGGGCATGACTTTGCTGACGGTGATTCCTTCTCGGATCTCGGTGCCAATTCCGTGGATCGCTCTGAAATAGTGATGATGACCATGGAGACTTTGGGTGTGCAGATCCCGTTTGCGGAATTTTCGGGAGCCCGGAACATCGGTCAGCTGGTTTCGATCATCAGTTCGAAGATGTAG
- a CDS encoding response regulator transcription factor, translated as MAATDSDQQIRVGIVEDHADLRAALEQTLQSAPDFCLSFSAEDLAQARRLMVQDFDLLILDLSLPDGLGTTLIPDLRRRLRPPKIVAHTVFDDEGSVIRAIEAGVDGYVLKSTAAEALFAALHAAMRGEAPISPAVARYLLKRLRQPTTAQTPGMTELTPRERDVLECLARGNSYRESAELLNISTNTVAHHAKNVYSKLAANSCTEAVYRAVQSGLISLE; from the coding sequence ATGGCAGCGACCGATTCAGACCAGCAGATTCGGGTCGGCATTGTCGAAGACCACGCCGATCTGCGCGCGGCGCTGGAACAGACACTGCAATCCGCGCCCGATTTCTGCTTGAGCTTCAGCGCCGAGGATCTGGCACAAGCCCGTCGGCTGATGGTCCAGGATTTCGATCTGCTGATTCTCGATCTGTCCTTGCCCGATGGGCTGGGCACCACACTCATACCGGATCTGCGCCGCCGCCTGCGACCACCGAAGATCGTCGCCCATACCGTGTTCGATGACGAAGGCAGCGTGATCCGCGCCATTGAGGCCGGCGTCGATGGCTATGTGCTGAAGTCGACTGCGGCGGAGGCGCTGTTTGCGGCACTGCACGCCGCCATGCGCGGCGAAGCGCCAATCTCGCCCGCAGTCGCTCGCTATCTGCTCAAACGTCTGCGCCAGCCGACGACGGCGCAAACGCCGGGCATGACAGAGCTCACGCCCCGCGAGCGTGATGTGCTGGAGTGCCTGGCCCGCGGCAACAGCTATCGGGAATCGGCCGAATTGCTGAACATCAGCACCAACACCGTCGCCCATCACGCCAAGAACGTCTATTCCAAGCTCGCCGCCAACTCCTGCACCGAAGCGGTGTACCGGGCGGTGCAATCGGGGCTGATTTCGCTGGAATGA
- a CDS encoding alpha/beta fold hydrolase encodes MYLLPSIAPANVTMEELQGAWLGSMQVPDGPKLRVGVEIFQKADGSWGGNVASPDQGVRYMTVGSVSLREDVLRVELAGAPLYVSGKVDLDARQITGEFVQGSSSFDLQLESVAALPEITRPQTPEGELPYEEVEVRIHNAPDQIWLAGSLTVPADDLKHPAVLLLAGSGPSHRDAYSEGHRPFKVLADDLTRRGYVVLRADKRGVYKSGGNYIGAETADFARDAEAAIRFLRQHPRVDASKIGLIGHSEGSLVAAMAAVSEPVQTIVSMAGPGLSVHEILLLQDQTEPAAKGASAAEVQVLLDFSQRFYQTALEAPDSIERKARLQALYDNMGEAQAAIVNRWNDRSGTLNVDYAARDSFVDFLQNDPARYWQQISTPVLVLNGGKDVQVSAEENVTAILAALKKRKARAESKIFPDLNHMFQKAETGGTDEYGQISESLNPALLTTVNRWLERTLAP; translated from the coding sequence ATGTACCTGCTACCCAGCATCGCTCCGGCGAATGTCACCATGGAGGAATTGCAGGGTGCCTGGCTGGGCTCCATGCAGGTACCCGACGGGCCGAAACTTCGCGTGGGCGTCGAGATCTTTCAGAAAGCCGATGGCAGCTGGGGAGGCAATGTCGCAAGTCCGGATCAGGGTGTGCGCTACATGACGGTAGGCAGCGTCAGCCTGCGTGAGGATGTGCTCAGGGTCGAACTGGCGGGCGCTCCGCTGTACGTCAGCGGCAAGGTTGACCTCGACGCTCGCCAGATCACCGGCGAGTTTGTCCAGGGCAGCAGCAGCTTCGACCTGCAGCTGGAGTCGGTTGCCGCCTTGCCGGAAATCACTCGCCCACAGACACCGGAGGGCGAACTGCCCTACGAGGAAGTCGAGGTTCGTATCCATAATGCACCGGATCAGATCTGGCTGGCCGGCAGCCTGACCGTGCCCGCCGATGATCTGAAGCATCCTGCGGTGCTGTTGCTGGCAGGCTCGGGCCCCAGCCATCGTGACGCTTACTCGGAAGGCCACCGGCCTTTCAAGGTGCTTGCGGATGACCTGACCCGACGCGGCTATGTGGTACTGCGTGCGGACAAGCGCGGCGTCTACAAATCCGGTGGCAACTACATCGGCGCCGAAACCGCCGACTTTGCCCGCGACGCCGAGGCAGCCATCCGCTTCCTCAGACAGCATCCCAGGGTGGACGCTTCGAAAATCGGCTTGATCGGGCACAGCGAAGGCAGTCTGGTCGCAGCCATGGCCGCGGTGTCGGAGCCGGTACAGACGATCGTGTCGATGGCCGGACCCGGGCTCAGCGTGCATGAAATCCTGCTCCTGCAAGACCAGACCGAACCGGCAGCCAAGGGCGCATCGGCAGCGGAGGTCCAGGTGCTGCTCGACTTCAGCCAGCGCTTCTACCAGACCGCGCTTGAGGCTCCTGACAGCATCGAGCGTAAAGCCCGTCTGCAGGCCTTGTATGACAATATGGGCGAGGCACAGGCGGCCATCGTCAATCGCTGGAATGACCGCAGTGGTACGCTCAATGTCGATTACGCCGCCAGGGACAGCTTTGTGGACTTTCTTCAGAATGACCCGGCCAGATACTGGCAACAGATCAGTACGCCGGTCCTGGTGCTGAATGGCGGCAAGGACGTCCAGGTGTCAGCCGAGGAAAACGTGACCGCCATACTCGCAGCCTTGAAAAAGCGGAAAGCCAGGGCTGAATCGAAGATATTCCCGGACCTGAATCACATGTTTCAGAAGGCAGAAACGGGTGGCACCGATGAATACGGCCAGATCAGCGAATCCTTGAATCCTGCCCTGCTGACGACCGTCAACCGCTGGCTGGAGCGGACGCTGGCGCCGTAG
- a CDS encoding threonylcarbamoyl-AMP synthase, whose protein sequence is MHPELIANAAAALRRGELVAMPTETVYGLAADARNPEAVRRIFLAKGRPADHPVIVHLPDQSAITQWAETVPAKARLLMDAFWPGPLTLVLKKAATVDPIITGGQDTVGLRLPAHPIAQALLRAFGGAVAAPSANRFGRISPTTAAHVREEFPDADFVVLDGGASEVGLESTIVDLSGDQPRLLRPGQITASAIEALIGPLQRPGDDQGPRASGRLESHYAPAKPMVMVDADSARERLRSGASSSDQWLTQGPLPAGVSGIALGTDPQSYARGLYAALRQLDAEPGIRILVEMPPDTEAWVAVHDRLRRAAAGSRDLAL, encoded by the coding sequence ATGCACCCGGAACTGATCGCGAATGCCGCCGCTGCCCTGCGTCGGGGTGAACTGGTGGCCATGCCGACCGAGACGGTCTACGGACTTGCCGCCGACGCCCGCAACCCGGAGGCAGTGCGTCGGATCTTCCTGGCCAAGGGGCGACCAGCCGATCACCCGGTCATCGTGCATCTGCCCGATCAATCGGCGATCACCCAGTGGGCCGAGACAGTTCCGGCCAAGGCCCGGCTGCTGATGGATGCCTTCTGGCCTGGCCCGCTGACGCTGGTGCTGAAGAAGGCGGCAACTGTCGATCCCATCATCACCGGTGGACAGGACACGGTCGGACTGCGCCTCCCGGCGCACCCGATCGCGCAGGCACTGCTGCGGGCCTTCGGCGGTGCGGTGGCGGCGCCATCGGCAAACCGTTTCGGTCGCATCAGTCCGACCACGGCCGCGCATGTGCGCGAGGAGTTTCCAGACGCCGACTTCGTGGTTCTCGATGGCGGCGCCAGCGAAGTGGGACTTGAATCGACCATCGTCGATCTCAGTGGTGATCAGCCACGTCTGCTGCGCCCCGGGCAGATCACGGCCAGCGCGATCGAAGCACTGATCGGCCCCTTGCAGCGCCCCGGTGATGATCAAGGGCCGCGCGCCAGCGGGAGGCTGGAATCCCACTACGCGCCGGCCAAGCCCATGGTGATGGTGGATGCCGACAGCGCCCGCGAGCGTCTGCGCAGCGGTGCCTCATCCTCGGATCAGTGGTTGACCCAGGGGCCACTGCCCGCTGGCGTTTCCGGGATTGCGCTGGGCACCGATCCGCAGAGCTACGCGCGTGGACTCTATGCCGCGCTGCGACAACTCGATGCCGAGCCCGGGATACGAATACTGGTCGAGATGCCACCCGACACTGAAGCCTGGGTAGCCGTGCACGATCGCTTGCGGCGCGCGGCTGCGGGCAGTCGAGACCTCGCGCTTTGA
- a CDS encoding acetolactate synthase large subunit: protein MKASDLFIRALEAEGVQYIFGIPGEENLDFLESLRTSSIKLILTRHEQGAGFMAATYGRLTGHPGVCLATLGPGATNFVTAAAYAQLGAMPMLMITGQKPVKLSKQGHFQIVDIVDMMRPLTKYTRQIVSADNIPARVRESFRRAMEERPGAVHLELPEDIADEETEAFVIPASHVRRPVADEKSIVYAVEAITNAKRPLLMVGAGANRKTTSKMLTEFVDKLGIPFFTTQMGKGVIDEHHPLWLGNAALSDGDFVHRAIDKADCIINCGHDVIEKPPFFMRTGARTVIHLNFFSAEVDTVYFPQVEVVGDMANSIWRLKQRLERQPHWDFAYFDGIRRALNDHLKLRSDDERFPIHPVKMVDIVRQEVSRDGLVCLDNGMYKIWYARYYRCYEPNTMLLDNALATMGAGLPSAMAAKMVYPDRNVVAVCGDGGFMMNSQEIETAVRLNLNIVVIIISDNAFGMIKWKQSGMGFENFGMDMNNPDFVKLAEAYGARGWRPNSTAEFQSMLKQALLEPGVDIIELAIDYSENHAILNKEIKELSAAL, encoded by the coding sequence ATGAAGGCATCAGACCTGTTCATTCGCGCGCTGGAAGCTGAGGGCGTGCAGTACATCTTCGGCATTCCCGGCGAAGAGAATCTCGACTTCCTGGAGTCGCTGCGCACCAGTTCGATCAAACTCATCCTGACCCGCCATGAGCAGGGCGCGGGATTCATGGCTGCCACCTACGGTCGCCTCACTGGTCATCCGGGTGTCTGTCTTGCCACTCTCGGTCCTGGTGCCACCAATTTCGTGACCGCAGCCGCGTACGCCCAGCTCGGCGCCATGCCGATGCTGATGATCACCGGCCAGAAGCCGGTCAAACTGAGCAAGCAGGGCCATTTCCAGATTGTCGACATCGTCGACATGATGCGCCCGCTCACCAAGTACACGCGGCAGATCGTCTCGGCCGACAACATTCCGGCGCGCGTGCGCGAGTCTTTCCGCCGCGCCATGGAAGAGCGACCAGGTGCGGTGCACCTGGAACTGCCGGAGGACATCGCCGACGAAGAGACAGAGGCTTTCGTGATTCCGGCCAGCCATGTGCGCCGGCCGGTTGCCGACGAGAAGTCCATCGTCTACGCCGTGGAAGCCATTACCAACGCCAAGCGGCCGCTGCTCATGGTCGGTGCCGGCGCCAATCGCAAGACCACCAGCAAGATGCTGACGGAATTTGTCGACAAGCTCGGCATCCCCTTCTTCACGACCCAGATGGGCAAGGGTGTCATCGACGAACACCACCCGCTGTGGCTGGGCAATGCCGCGCTGTCGGACGGAGATTTCGTGCATCGCGCCATCGACAAGGCCGACTGCATCATCAACTGCGGTCACGATGTCATCGAGAAGCCACCCTTCTTCATGCGCACTGGCGCGCGCACGGTCATCCACCTCAACTTCTTCTCGGCCGAGGTCGACACCGTCTACTTCCCGCAAGTGGAAGTGGTCGGTGACATGGCCAACTCGATCTGGCGTCTGAAGCAGCGCCTGGAACGCCAGCCGCATTGGGATTTCGCCTATTTCGACGGCATCCGCCGTGCACTCAACGATCATCTGAAGCTGCGTTCCGATGACGAGCGCTTCCCGATCCATCCGGTGAAGATGGTCGACATCGTGCGCCAGGAAGTGTCGCGCGACGGCCTCGTCTGCCTCGACAACGGCATGTACAAGATCTGGTATGCGCGTTACTACCGCTGCTACGAACCCAACACCATGCTCCTCGACAACGCGCTGGCCACCATGGGTGCCGGCCTGCCGAGCGCCATGGCGGCCAAGATGGTCTATCCGGATCGCAATGTGGTCGCAGTCTGCGGCGATGGCGGATTCATGATGAACTCGCAGGAAATCGAGACGGCGGTCCGTCTGAACCTCAACATCGTGGTCATCATCATCAGCGATAACGCCTTCGGCATGATCAAGTGGAAGCAATCGGGCATGGGCTTCGAGAACTTCGGCATGGACATGAACAATCCGGATTTCGTCAAGCTCGCCGAAGCCTACGGCGCCCGTGGCTGGCGCCCGAACAGCACCGCCGAGTTCCAGTCCATGCTCAAGCAGGCGCTGCTGGAACCGGGCGTGGACATCATCGAACTGGCCATCGATTACTCCGAGAATCACGCCATCCTGAACAAGGAAATCAAGGAGTTGAGCGCGGCTTTGTAG
- a CDS encoding aldehyde dehydrogenase family protein, whose amino-acid sequence MLRDAYPYYLANKAIQANTDLEVTDKYTGKVATRVAQADAAAIHAAIDAAVRSQKALRDFRPYQRKAVLEHCVKRFKERFDELAHALCIEAGKPIKDARGEVTRLIDTFQVGAEEAVRIHGEVMDLEISARAKGYRGFWKRTPIGPCSLISPFNFPLNLAAHKIAPAIAAGCPFVMKPASRTPIGAIIIGEVLAETDLPEGSFSILPCHRDGADLFTVDERFKLLSFTGSPGVGWDLKARAGKKKVILELGGNAACVVDEDQGERLDHVADRIVFGAYYQSGQSCISVQRILIHRSLYPALREKLTERVSNLVHGDPRQEDTFIGPMISEGEAKRLHGWIEAARAGGANILCGGTREGAMLRATLIENAGPAMDVSCQEAFGPVALIEPFDDFDAVLERVDDSMFGLQAGIFTDSMSRAMKAWDRLDVGGVVIGDVPSWRVDNMPYGGVKDSGLGREGVRFAIEDMTEIRLLVVKDP is encoded by the coding sequence ATGTTGCGTGACGCCTATCCCTATTACCTGGCCAACAAGGCCATTCAGGCCAACACCGACCTCGAGGTCACCGACAAGTACACCGGCAAGGTGGCCACACGCGTGGCCCAGGCCGATGCGGCCGCCATTCACGCGGCCATCGACGCCGCCGTCAGATCGCAGAAGGCGCTTCGCGATTTCCGCCCCTACCAGCGCAAGGCCGTGCTTGAGCATTGCGTCAAGCGCTTCAAGGAACGCTTCGACGAACTCGCCCATGCCCTGTGCATCGAGGCCGGCAAGCCGATCAAGGATGCCCGCGGCGAAGTGACCCGCCTGATCGACACCTTCCAGGTGGGCGCGGAAGAAGCGGTGCGCATCCACGGCGAAGTCATGGATCTGGAGATCTCTGCGCGGGCCAAGGGCTATCGCGGCTTCTGGAAGCGCACACCGATTGGTCCCTGCTCACTGATCTCACCGTTCAACTTCCCGCTGAACCTGGCCGCGCACAAGATCGCGCCGGCCATTGCCGCAGGCTGTCCCTTCGTGATGAAGCCAGCCAGTCGCACACCGATCGGCGCCATCATCATCGGCGAGGTGCTGGCCGAAACCGATCTGCCGGAAGGCTCCTTCTCGATTCTCCCCTGCCATCGCGACGGCGCCGATCTGTTCACCGTCGACGAGCGCTTCAAGCTGCTGTCCTTCACCGGTTCACCCGGTGTGGGCTGGGACCTGAAGGCGCGCGCCGGCAAGAAGAAGGTCATTCTGGAACTGGGTGGCAACGCCGCCTGCGTGGTCGACGAGGATCAGGGCGAGCGCCTGGACCATGTCGCCGACCGCATCGTCTTCGGCGCTTACTACCAGTCGGGTCAGAGCTGTATCAGCGTGCAGCGCATCCTGATCCATCGCTCGCTCTACCCTGCGCTGCGCGAGAAGCTGACCGAACGGGTTTCCAACCTGGTGCATGGTGATCCACGCCAGGAAGACACCTTCATCGGACCGATGATTTCCGAAGGCGAAGCCAAGCGCCTGCATGGCTGGATCGAAGCCGCTCGGGCTGGCGGCGCGAATATCCTCTGCGGCGGCACCCGTGAGGGCGCCATGTTGCGGGCCACCTTGATCGAGAACGCAGGTCCGGCCATGGACGTCAGTTGCCAGGAGGCCTTCGGTCCGGTGGCACTGATCGAGCCCTTCGACGATTTCGATGCGGTGCTGGAACGGGTCGACGATTCCATGTTCGGCCTCCAGGCCGGCATCTTTACGGACTCGATGTCCAGAGCCATGAAAGCCTGGGATCGACTCGATGTGGGCGGCGTGGTCATCGGCGATGTGCCGTCGTGGCGCGTCGACAACATGCCTTACGGCGGCGTCAAGGATTCCGGTCTGGGTCGAGAAGGCGTGCGCTTTGCCATCGAGGACATGACCGAGATTCGCCTGCTGGTGGTCAAGGATCCCTGA